The genome window TTGCCATGTGAAATTGAATGATTTAATAGTGACTTCTTAAACTGTATGTGACAATTATGACTTCTACAGAGCTGTAAACGATTAAATTGGTGTGAAGTGCTATTGATTTGGATATTTGAGTCTCGAATTGAGGTCTGTGTCTTGTAAACAACATAACACCATATAGGATCTCTGCAGGCATAAGGTAATTTGCTTAAGGATAATCAGTCATTTGCTTGATAATCTGTTTAATCATAGgatctttttttggtttagttCTGATTGGGACTTTAGTTGTCTTGTTGGCTTTACACCATACCTTCCACTGATAACCATTTTGTGTTAAAAGTTGAATCCGATAGCAGACCACACTCAAGTCACTTGAAGTACATGAGGCAGTTGGTCTGTTCTTAGACATCAAAGAGTGACCATATAGGCCCTTAATTTTCATTGCCTATTTATCACataaagtttatttattttgaatttcaacaTTGTGTGCCTTTAAATAGCGGATAAAACTATAAACATTCTGATTCTATTGGTCTGTGTTGTTGTTTGTAGTAATTTCATGTATAGTCTGATATACCATTTTATATTTAGGCTGCCAAGAGTGCAGGCGTACCAGTCATTTTGGATGCTGGAGGAATGGATGCACCAATCTCCCAGGAATTATTGAACTTTGTTGATATTTTGAGCCCAAATGAAACTGAGCTTGGTCGTTTGACAGGAATGCCGACTGAAAACTTTGAACAGATTAGTCATGCTGTGGtgaaatttcataaaatggTAAGTTTTGCTGCCAGAagtcttcaaagctttgaacaGATAGTCATGCTTCTAGACTGCCATTTTCTATGACTCgaagatttttgtttttggtgtcTGAAACCTGAAGATTCATTATTATGCATACCATCTAGATTTGGCATAAAAAGAACCAGGAAGGGAATACCATGCAGATATTGGAATCTGGTATTTTTATGACATTCTAACACTATTCCTATAAGCTTTCTTGTGTTGGCTCTTATGTTGtcatttggttttgatttggaTGATGGTCTGTCATTTAAGCACAATTGGAAGGTGCTCGTATAGCTTGACTAAGCCATAGTTTCATTCTATGTCTAATTTCAGGGTGTTAAGCAAGTCCTAGTGAAGCTTGGGTCCAGAGGGTCTGCTCTATTTGTAGAAGGTGAAGAACCAATTAAACAATCTGTCATCTCTGCTGCAAAAGTACTCGATACAACTGGAGCTGGTGATACGTTTACTGCCTCTTTTGCGGTGGCTCTTGTGGAGGGCAAGTCCAAAAGGGAGTGCTTGAGATTTGCGGGTATGGGCTGCATCAACCCTTATTCTAGTTTGATAATGTTTCTTAAAACAATTTTGCTCAtgattttttctgttttcattttttccagCTGCGGCAGCTTCTCTTTGTGTTCAAGTGAAAGGAGCCATTCCTAGCATGCCAGAGAGAAAATCAGTTTTGAATCTTCTTCAGTCTCATTGAGGATAGCTTGTATCTAAGATAGGTACAATAAATTTTCAACATGCTTGATGGATGTTGCCTTTCAAAATGTATGCCTTTATAAAGACCCCAAAAAAACTGCCAAACAAAGAAGCTTGCAGATGGCACACTTTGAGGTGACTCCTACAAGTCCAGAGGTTACTCCTAAAAGCGCGGAGATTACAAAAATCATTAATTCCAAGGCAAAGATTTTAGTCGGAGGAAGCGGCAGCAATGTGGGATGTGAGAGAACGTTCAAACGCTGAACCATGCGCTCGGGctgggggggagggggggcgGGTTTGGGCAAAAAAGTGTTTTCAGCAACAAAAGCAAGCCGAGGCAGATGGTGGGACCTAGCAgactgggctggcccgagggcAAGGCTGATGTCAGCGTGCTGACGTCACGTCGCCATgcgtccaaatttttttaaatcgtCCATGTGGTGCGTGCTAGGCTCTTCGATCATATTTTTTCCAGCAATCTAACGGTAGCCAATGTTCGTTGgaggaatatatatacttaCGTTCGATGCCATGCGCCACTGGAGGAATATGTTCTTCCCACAAACAAGTCCTATCAGCACCGAATATGAACTTAGTCGGAGCAACCAGAACCAGATATGGTTGAAAAAgaaccacacaaaaaaaacaaaaaaaaactagtggAGCCATAAATGTCTCAATTTGCTCATCCATTACACCTAAGAAATAGACATGAAAGTAGGTGTGGTAACACAAGATTAGCCAAAAATAAGAGAATACTCTTGCTTTTGGGCGGGAGTAAGATTATGATGGATATAAGGTTCCATTTTTTGCAGTgtgaccaaaaacaaaaaactttacaaataccacatttctataccacataATATGGTATGTCCATATCATATGCCACATTAATTATAtgaatgaagtgtattttaataaataaaaggctttttatcacaaatggtccttaacGTTTAAGATTTTATCACGTGACAGGATCCGCCCTGGAATTTTTCGGAAACTGAAGCGGACACCgtctttgttccgacatcACCTCGATGCTGGTGGTCCCCCTTTCTCGCGTAAAAGCGATCAGAATTCGAACACGCCGCTTACTAAAAACCAAGACTCTCTAccaaattttggcagagtatCCCCTGCAAATTgaacaaacccaacaaaattcaacctgcataaaaatacaaaataatcccaaccagcagcatgctttaaagCAAATAAACAGTTTACAACAAAATGGCCTCCAGCCTcacaaatcaaaccctaacaggggcgataacagagcatgtctaagaacttcaatttcaacaaaacaaagttcaaagggaataacatgaagaaagagtCCTACGAAGGCTCAAGGCTCGGAAGCGCACGATCCAACTTTGCTGCGGAGCTCAGTTAACTACTGGCTgaggggcgcaaaacagaaaattgtgagtggacaaaaataaattcagttcAGTGTAAACCAACGTAATATAACCCCACCGTTTAGAAAACCATGCAAGAAATCTCATACATCTCAAAACCATCATACTCaagtatatgtatatatatatatatatatatatatcaaaacaaatcaatactAGATGCCAAGTCCGAAATCCATAAAGTATACTTTACAAAACCCACCATCCAAAACTTATAAGTCCCAAAAACTAAACTTTCGAAAGCGTACCCATTGGCACGACTGGCAaggaagtatcctcaccgagaaacaagaatgaataaaatatatatatatatatatatatgtaaatatataatataagagatatatatgaaataaatATGACCATCACCTAGTTGTatcggggaaacaatccaaccgggggattgtttgactagtcaccCTGGCAGAGTCCTCATGAAGAGTCTTCAATCCACCACGTgactagggaacgagccgtccaactggGGGGACCAACTCTCAGCTAGCACGTACCGTCGATAGCCTCAAAACCCGTACGTCTGTGAccagtcctacgcgcgcagactaccCAATTAAGGGTCTATAGCAACATCTCGTCAAGGATGCCCCGAGTTCCGACAATTCCAAGTATCCCAAGTTTCCGTATCCAAGTTtcaaatccggggaggtagatagggtagtgcttatagcactccaaactgacattctatactcatcactttccacaatctcatctcaacaacctaagtaccccacacatagccaaacatatatagaaatcctcaaaatccatatattcatgctcaagatactcaaatatgtcaaaacccaaaatatatttccgatgccttataaaaatatcacttcaacaatttaataaataatatatccaaaataccatttaaaacatcatgCATAATATTTCTCATCATAAAAccacaaagtccactcacaagttgtcccacgctgcttgaccctgagagggtcctGCATGCTGCGTATAGGTGGTCGGAGTACCTATTTCAGAATACGTATACGAGATTAATACGAAGCGTTTCGAACGAGTACTCTGAATTAAATATCCTAATTTCCCAGGTTTCTAGTAAGTGTACTAGGAATGAGACATTCTAAGGTCCAACTACCCAATTCGGATGATGGAACAGCTTTAGGAGACACTCGATCAACCGGCGGTCAAACTTCCCAATTCGGGTCAACCGGGCCCACGGGACCCACGACCTCCGTTTTACAATCCGAAAGTTTTTAAAGGTTTCACAAGGTCTAAGATACCCGTCTCGCAAGTTTAGTCCGAAACAGACGGTTAGATTGCttacgatcgcacgatctgacAGTTATTGTAAAAcgcaaactttaagttattgaatcggaatATCCAAggctccgattcatgatccgtgaagtcctacacgatcctaggaatacctagaacaacatattttggAATGGAGTCGAttcaacggtccgaacatatcgaaCCAGGATAACTCCTAATATGTGAAATTCATTTGGAGTTCGAACGtcaaccaaattgaaatctgagcacacctacgcgctcgtgacatcAAGGAGATCACTTTAGGACAAAAATGCCCCTCTGCTACGGTGCCCACatgccgccacacgcgccggcagcacttgggtgtccaaagcgataaagcTTCGTAggaaaatctccaaattaCAAGCCACCCTCCCTGCTACATGTTCTGCTCGACGAGTGGAACACTTTATTCAACTACGCCCAAGTCCAATTCGAACGGCAAGTGGCCGGCATCCGCGTCGGAAACTCACGGTTTAACCCGAAATTTCACGACTTTGATCAGGCGACCACCGCCACCATTGTCGTCGCACAACCTAGGGAATAGCTAAAAGGGGAGGAGAGCTATCTGTTCCAAGCGACGGCACAGCTAGCGATGGCCGAAAACGTCGCCGGTGACGTCGATAATTTTGGCTGGTTTTTCACATTGTTGCCACCGCCGTTTGCCGGGTTTTCAATCGGAGGGATGGGCTGggtagaggaggaagagaggaagctttTGCAAGAAACGGCACCTAAAATGGAGGTCGGACGATGAAGTTCTTGCCGTTTGAAATTCTGGCGAAAAACTGTGTCGGAGAGGGGGTTTCAGCcgcggggagagagagagagagaagaaattctggttttaataaaaatccatttcgaaatatttacggttttgccattgtcgatgttttgatcgtaacttcctCATTACAACTCCGAATTAAGCCTACAGtgtgtctacgaattcgtctcagtacaatacccaaaaataccagtcatTGCCCCAAACACGTTCCGGGCAAGAAAATGATCATTTTACCCCTACCCTAAGGGCAAATTCGTAAattcacttaaataatttaaaatatgtattaaatttggagtcggggtgttacatcatgtggtatgaaattgtggtataaaaatgtggtaagactagtattattctttttaaaatgagtaatgctacacttatcacatttttatcccacatttctataccacatgatgtgacATGTCTATATTATATGTcgcatcaattaaatcaatgaagtgtattttaattaagacaattagaaaaataaatattggaATAaatcacaaaagaaaagaaaaaattatataattttaattgatgtggctgtccacctcagctgccacataagacggtataaaaatgtgatttacaaatgtggtaaaaatagcattatttttttaaagtacatTATATTTGccaatataattaatttggcTCCGCAATTTCAATTTGTAGCCGAATTATAAGAATTTTGACTGAATCTATAAGGTGTTCTTAAAATCCTCTAatttaaaatgataaaattaagcctaaaattaacaaaatagaaactACGTAGATCAAAGTGGTAAATCAGCAAACTACagggatttttatttaattttcaaatttttatgttCTTAATTGGGTGGACACGTGGCAAGTTCCAACTCAGCGTAGGTGAAGTGGCAGGGTTTTTCTTATATAAGACAGGAAAACTCAGCGTTGATGAGAATCCAACCAGAAAAACTCATATCTTTTTGGCAGCCGCCTCCTCCTCTAAGCTCTCCttcaccctctctctctctctcagctctgtcactcagtctctctctgtctctttgCTCCGAAGACATACGCCACCGCACAGGCGCAAGGGGCACACCACTGGTGCGGCGTCACACCGCCTTAAGTCAAAGATTCCGTTCTCTGGCTCGCCGTGAGCTTAGTTAGTCATCTTCGTCTCGGCATCGCTTGCCCATCTCCGTTCTCTGCAATCGGGTAATTTTTCATCCGGATTTTTCACCTTGTTAATGttgattaattttgatatataGCTTATGTATATGTAATTCGAGTTGATTTATATgaagttgtgtgtgtgtgtgtgtgtgtgtgtgtgtgtgaatatGTTGTTGAGTGTGCGTGTCGTTGTGGGTCTCATTGATCTGTCGTCTGTTTACtgaaatttttattctttttgcttttttccaGCGAAGTATTTAATTGAATCTGCAATGCTAAATTGAATTAAATCTGAATTTTTAATCTGGTTTAAATATTGACAGCTATTTCATAGAGAAGTTTTTGAATTCCGACTCTTTGCCTTAggttacaagttacaacacCTAATGGCTGACGATTTGACTGCGCAACTGGCCACAGCAACCTTAGACAACAATGCCTCCGTTCAAAGAGCGCAATTTTCTAATAGAGTCCCCATTAAGTCCATCATTTTGCGTCCTGATGGAGGGTCCGGGTTAGCCGGGAAGCTTGCCCGGGTTGGTGGGTGGGTGAAGACTGGTCGGAAGGCCGACAAGGATGCATTTGCATTCCTGGAGCTGAATGATGGGTCATGCTCGGGCAACCTTCAGGTTATTGTGGAAGCAGACAAGGGTGACCTTGGGCAGCTTGTGCTGACTGGTACAAGCTTGGTCGTGGATGGCGTGCTTAAGCTTCCCCCAGATGGGAAAAGGCAGAAGGTGGAGCTTCGGGTCGAGAAGGTGATCCATGTGGGTCTGGTTGACCCATCGAAGTACCCCTTGCCCAAGACCAGGCTCCCCCTTGAGTTTTTGAGGGACTATGTTCATTTACGTTCCAGAACCAACACGGTAAGCTGTTTGCATTGACGTGAAACGTGCATAAGCTCATAAACCATGCACACAGATATACTATGTGACTAgatatatatacttttttgaattttgttgttatCAATGTGATTAAACTCTATATGCTGTACATTTATTGATTAGAAACATGATCAACATTTGTGTGATTAAGGTAACTCTATATGCTATGCATTCAGTGGTGCTTTAGTTTATTCACATTATAGGGACATTACGTTCTTGTTTGGTTGATTGGAAGCAGCTGTTTCTTAGGAGCGTAAATAATGCTTTGGTTTTGGACAGATGTTAGAAagtgcattttttttttccattgtAGCTTAGTCCTTACTGATGTGATGCTGATTGGACAGCTTGTCCACCCTGGTTCTACTTTCTTGTTTTGGTATTAATAAAACTCTGCTTTCTTACagaacaaataaatgaaatttaaatttaatggtTGATTGAACATGAAACTGGTTTTTGACTGAGAGATGATAAAGAGCAGTTGTTGATGATAATATGTTGCCTCCGAGGCctttttctaatttctcttttttatagGACCTTTTACGCTTTAATAATTAGTGTTTGATTATCATGTATCTTGTGTATCCACTTTCAGATTTCTGCAGTCCTTCGAATCAGAGATGCCCTGGCATATGCAACCCACACATTTTTCCACGATCATGGATTTCGTTACGTGCAGACTCCAATTATCACCACCAGTGATTGTGAGGGTGCTGGTGAGATGTTTCAAGTCACTACCTTGATTAATGAAGCTGAAAAGTTGGAAAAGGATCTTATTGAGAACCCTCCATCAGAAGCAGACATTGAAGCTGCCAAGCTTATTGCCAAGGAGAGAGGAATTGATGTTGCTCAGCTCAAGTCTGCTAAAGCAAGTAAGCAGGAAATTGGTGCTGCTGTGGTCGAGCTTCAAAAGGCAAAGGATAATCTCGTGAAACTGGAGGAGAGATCCAAGCTTCAACCTGGTATCCCTCGAAAGGATGGGAAGATTGATTACACCCAAGATTTCTTTGGCCGTCAAGCCTTTTTGACTGTTTCTGGCCAACTACAAGTCGAATCTTATGCATGTTCTCTTAGTACTGTCTATACATTTGGGCCAACTTTTCGAGCTGAGAACTCACATACTTCGAGGCATTTGGCAGAATTCTGGATGGTGGAGCCTGAAATAGCATTTGCAGAGCTTGAGGTATGTGAAGCTTAAATCTTACTGTAGTCTTCAATATACATTTTGGATTTTAGtgtttatttttaatcttATTGTCCATGGAAACGTAGAAGCTGCCCCTTCCTAAACTTTTTGTTGTCCATGAATTTTCACATCTGAATCTTATTTTCCATGCAGAAGTCTTACAGTTTGTGTGTTCATGCAGGATGATATGAACTGTGCAGAGGCGTATGTGAAATATCTATGTCAGTCGTTACTTGACAATTGCAGGGAAGATATGGAATTTATGGCTGACAAAATTGATAAAAGTTGCATTGATCGTCTAACAATGGTCGCTAAAACACCCTTTGTTCGGATAACTTATACAGAAGCAGTGGAGCTGCTAACTGAGGCTGTAAAAAATGGTAAGAAGTTTGAGAACCATGTAGAGTGGGGGATTGATTTGGCATCTGAGCATGAAAGGTATTCCCATAGCGTTAATTCTGCTGGTTTGTCTTATTACAGTTTTTGATTAAATTTAGCGGACCAATTTATTGCTTTGCTTTTGTGCAGATACTTGACGGAGGTGAGATTTCAGAAGCCTGTTATTGTTTATAATTACCCTAAAGGCATCAAAGCATTCTACATGAGGCTCaatgatgattcaaagacagTGGCTGCTATGGATGTCCTGGTACCAAAGGTGGGCATTATACTCTTAACATTTATATCATCGAGTTCAGCGCTCTGTTGTATACTTTAGCAGTGTGTATAATTTGTGTGCCGTTTATACTTTTCTTATATTTCAGGTGGGAGAGTTAATAGGGGGAAGCCAAAGGGAAGAGCGTTACGATGTTATAGTGAGCAGGTATGAGAACTATAGTGTGTGATTGATCACCCCAATGGTATCTTTTTTGTCTGTTTTAGTGATTTTTATCtgctattattattattattattattttcattggAGTACTCTTCTGCACAAGGTTTTTGATAGCAATTGTTTTGCCCCTCTGCATCATTCGAGTAACGGATAGTTTGATGTAGTATATTGACTTGACGAATGTATTGTTTGATGAATCTATTATTGCAGGATAAAGGAGATGGGTCTGCCTCTCGAGCCATATGAGTGGTACCTTGACTTGCGGCGCTATGGGACTGTAAAACATTGTGGTTTTGGTTTAGGCTTTGAACGAATGGTTCTCTTTGCTACCGGGATTGACAATATTAGAGATGTTATTCCATTCCCCAGATATCCTGGAAGAGCAGATCTTTGAATTAGTCCTCCATAATatggatatatatattctgTGTCCCCATTTTGCCATTATCCAAGTATTATACGGTTACGGCTGATTATTTATTCCTAAGAACATAGAACAAAAGAATTGCtgttgtgaaattgttttTTGCTTCAAGAAGCAGCTCTGCGCATTATTATCTGGAATTTCACTTTTAATTAGCATTGTAGTTGCTCGGCCAGGGTTTTGCTGAGTTCCACAGTATGCCCAGTGGCAATTGTCTTCCCCTTTACTACTTTTACAGCTTTGATTTCGTCCCTGTTAGTTTATTGGGCACTTACCCTTTATCGTTCAAATGCCCCAGTTTATTTCCATCAGTATAATCAAACACGAAGCCCCTTTTGGTGGGCTGGTTTGGAATAGCTAGGATGAGTTTTGAAGCATTGGACTGGATTGACTTGGATTTTAAGTCCAGTACCTATTTAATTTTGCACCAAACAACAAACTGGAattgagttcaaatttttattttattttttattttcttaacaaGAATCAGATGCAAATTCCTAactttttgcctcaaattcaaggaaaacccCAACTTTGTGCAAGAATTAAatcaaaaactcaaactcataTCAAGATCTAACCAATAATTAGTTTCCAATCTCAGATCacgaaaaaaaacagaacattTAAACTGAAAAACACATCATTCGACATCTAACCCAAAAAATCAAGACaacaatcatcaataaaactAGCCTCTTGGCAAATGCTCACGCATGTGTCAattggttttcctttttcttttttattttctttttagaattaaaaaaagataatatgggtagttatattccataaaagtatgatctattatctgattttgtttttagttttaattttttttaatatgaaaaaatgtgaatttaccatattatcttcatttaattaataattttaactaGCCTCCCTGCACGCGCTTTCGCGCctgcaagaggctttttttaaaaaaaatttaaatttattttagaattaaaaaagataatgggtagttgtgttccctaaaaataggatccattatctgctttttatttttctttttctttttttaaatatgaaaaaatgtgaatttactgtattatcctcatttaattaataatttgaattcttaatgtttgcattaaccaagggtattttctggtattttgaatgtttcaccattctctgccttttgctttatatatatagattcttaatgtttgaattaacaaagggtattttctggtattttgaatgtttcaccattctctgccttttgctttatatatatagagataaaaaaaaaaaacaaagattcGCGAAATATGAAGCTTGTTTGAGTAAGGAGAGAGAatagaagagagaagaaaggagagagggagaatAGAAGAGATGATAGATGAGAAGAAGGCAAACTAAAGATGACGAAGAAGGCAAACCAGAGACAACTTCGTGCTGAAAGAGAAAACTATACGACAATTTCGTTCTAAACCGATGTCTAACGATGGTTTAAgaagtttctgtttttatgGACTAATATCTAAAATCCATATCCAGTCCGTTGTGCACACAAAAGTCCACCAAACAACAAACTGGAttcatgtttattttaattgaatatatccaatccaatccagcTCACCAAACATGATTGAAGGGCCTAGTCTATTAGGTTTTGGCAAATTTCTAATTCATTCaccaggaaaaaagaaattgtacATGATTCGCCATGTTTCGTCATATATATGTCCACTGTtcttattcaatttaaaaatctTTCCACTTACACAATCAGCGTGTATAAGACGGTATTATCAcgaaatattattaattaagatacTATAGTACGAGTGAAAAATGACAGGATCAATGAAAAATTACTCATCACTTAATTCATTCATTTGGTTCAGCATTTAACTCAAACTCATGATGTATTATATTATGACTGCATGCACTTGATCATCTCCCAACTGTACACCGACCCTCACTAAAAAGACAGCAGTCAAATACATGTCTACCTGCCCGAtatcttctttttcccttcaatGCATTAAgccttcttcctctctctctctctctctctctctctctctctctctctctctctctctctcatgattGCTACTAATGAGACACTATGAACCTTTactcaatttttcttttaatccTAGTCTGCCATGATCTCTTACCATACTCAAGTTTGGCCACAAGAAAACTACAAGGtatctcatctctctctctctctctctctctctctctctctcatacacAAACAACAATAATTCTAATGATCTCTACTTGACATATGCGTCTATATGTGTGTGCTTTAGATGTGGAGGAGACAAATAAAGTGAGAAAATCATCAGCAAATGATGATTTCCAGGACAAGGTGAGGTGATCATATATACGTATGCTTTACAAATCAATGAATTACGATATGtttctcttattttatttcctgATGATCTTTTTGATTTCATAATCTCAACAGCAGTCATTGTTTGAAGAAGCCACCGATCATGTCCAAAGGAAAGTGTTGCACGAAGTACATTCAGGACCAAATCCCATCGGTAATTCTATTCCTCATCAGCACAAGGCCAACACATCATTACGAAAAACTCCCTAGTTTCTTCTTTCCATTGCTATACAACGTTCCCCAATGATTACAGGAGCAATTAAGCCATATTTGcaaattttctattatatGCTAATAAacatgattattattattttttatatagcTAGCTAGTGCAATTAATGCATAACAAAATGATTAATTATCttcttat of Prunus dulcis chromosome 4, ALMONDv2, whole genome shotgun sequence contains these proteins:
- the LOC117624693 gene encoding asparagine--tRNA ligase, cytoplasmic 1-like; amino-acid sequence: MADDLTAQLATATLDNNASVQRAQFSNRVPIKSIILRPDGGSGLAGKLARVGGWVKTGRKADKDAFAFLELNDGSCSGNLQVIVEADKGDLGQLVLTGTSLVVDGVLKLPPDGKRQKVELRVEKVIHVGLVDPSKYPLPKTRLPLEFLRDYVHLRSRTNTISAVLRIRDALAYATHTFFHDHGFRYVQTPIITTSDCEGAGEMFQVTTLINEAEKLEKDLIENPPSEADIEAAKLIAKERGIDVAQLKSAKASKQEIGAAVVELQKAKDNLVKLEERSKLQPGIPRKDGKIDYTQDFFGRQAFLTVSGQLQVESYACSLSTVYTFGPTFRAENSHTSRHLAEFWMVEPEIAFAELEDDMNCAEAYVKYLCQSLLDNCREDMEFMADKIDKSCIDRLTMVAKTPFVRITYTEAVELLTEAVKNGKKFENHVEWGIDLASEHERYLTEVRFQKPVIVYNYPKGIKAFYMRLNDDSKTVAAMDVLVPKVGELIGGSQREERYDVIVSRIKEMGLPLEPYEWYLDLRRYGTVKHCGFGLGFERMVLFATGIDNIRDVIPFPRYPGRADL